A DNA window from Alligator mississippiensis isolate rAllMis1 chromosome 11, rAllMis1, whole genome shotgun sequence contains the following coding sequences:
- the CENPA gene encoding histone H3-like centromeric protein A — protein sequence MPRPRARKTTPRRRPTRPSPSPSPPPPPPPPPRRSPRRALPGPRRRRYRPGQRALLEIRKYQRSTDLLIRRLPFARVVREICLNYTRGVDFHWQAMALLALQEAAEAFLVHLLEDSYLCAIHAKRVTLFPKDMQLARRIRGLHEGLG from the exons ATGCCCAGGCCCCGCGCCCGCAAGACCACCCCCCGGCGCCGCCCCACTCGCCCCTCGCCCTCGCCCTCAccgccacccccgcccccacccccaccccggcgCTCCCCCCGCCGCGCCCTGCCAG GACCGCGGCGGCGCCGGTACCGCCCAGGGCAGCGAGCACTGCTGGAGATCCGCAAGTACCAGCGCAGCACGGACCTGCTCATCCGCCGCCTGCCCTTCGCCCGCGTG gtgcgGGAAATCTGCCTGAATTACACACGGGGGGTGGATTTCCACTGGCAGGCCATGGCCTTGCTGGCCCTGCAGGAG GCGGCTGAGGCCTTCCTGGTGCACCTGCTGGAGGACTCGTACCTGTGCGCCATCCACGCCAAGCGTGTCACCCTCTTCCCCAAGGACATGCAGCTGGCCCGGCGCATCCGCGGTTTGCATGAGGGCCTGGGCTGA